From a region of the Paenibacillus lutimineralis genome:
- a CDS encoding deoxyribonuclease IV, which yields MLIGSHVSMGGKEMLLKASKEAASYGANTILIYTGAPQNTKRKPISDYNISEGHAHMKEHGISNIVVHAPFLVNLANSMNNQVFSHSIAFMRDEMDRTEALGSEQIVMHPGSHVGEGVGKGLHKIIEGLNEVLTRNEKVQISLETMAGKGTECGVRFEELAHIIDGVTYNESLSICLDTCHVHDAGYDIVHDFDGVLDQFDRIIGLTRLKVLHINDSKNERGSRKDRHENIGHGFIGLHALDYIVHHPQLSNLPKLLETPSIGPIKYKNPPYKHEIALLRRELTEPIEK from the coding sequence ATGCTGATCGGAAGTCACGTATCCATGGGAGGCAAGGAGATGTTGCTTAAAGCCAGCAAAGAGGCTGCTTCTTATGGAGCGAATACAATCCTGATATACACCGGTGCTCCACAAAATACGAAAAGAAAGCCGATCTCTGATTACAATATTTCAGAGGGGCATGCGCATATGAAAGAGCATGGAATTAGCAATATTGTTGTTCACGCTCCTTTCCTGGTCAATCTGGCAAATTCCATGAACAATCAAGTATTCAGTCATAGCATTGCCTTTATGCGCGATGAAATGGACAGGACGGAAGCATTAGGTTCGGAACAGATTGTGATGCATCCCGGATCACACGTTGGAGAAGGAGTAGGCAAGGGACTTCATAAGATAATTGAGGGGCTTAATGAAGTTCTTACCCGGAATGAAAAGGTTCAAATCTCGTTAGAGACAATGGCAGGTAAAGGGACGGAATGTGGTGTTCGCTTTGAGGAACTGGCTCACATTATAGATGGAGTAACTTACAATGAGAGTCTTTCAATTTGCCTGGACACTTGCCACGTTCATGATGCCGGATACGATATTGTCCATGACTTTGACGGCGTGCTTGATCAGTTCGATCGTATCATTGGCCTTACTCGGTTAAAAGTGCTTCACATTAATGATTCCAAGAACGAACGCGGCTCCCGTAAAGATCGGCACGAGAATATCGGACATGGATTTATAGGCCTGCATGCCTTGGACTATATTGTTCACCATCCTCAACTTTCTAATCTCCCCAAACTGCTTGAAACCCCATCTATTGGACCTATTAAATACAAAAATCCTCCGTATAAACATGAAATTGCTTTACTTAGAAGAGAATTAACAGAACCAATAGAAAAGTGA
- a CDS encoding LysR family transcriptional regulator, which yields MTYTQIKLFVKIAETGSFTKAGLELNMTQPAVSRAISSLESELDIPLLLRDRRGVQLTEAGKRIVVQFREILGTFAKVDQVIADEKGLQVGTIRVGAFPVAAAHFLPRIISVIAKQHPGIEFELHEGSIDELRNWLETRVIDIALLIPPDGDWETIPLYREKMFAVLREDHPLSSLPIVPVKQLSTEPFITCKAGYEPPITDLFERARAHLQSKYIVQSVSMALNMAEEGLGFPILSELALKSLPTGLVKRELEPNAYRDIRLAVPSIDEASHAVKLFIRTTLDLFPPPYDLT from the coding sequence ATGACATATACACAGATCAAGCTGTTCGTGAAGATCGCAGAGACTGGGAGCTTTACAAAAGCCGGCCTTGAACTCAATATGACGCAGCCCGCGGTCAGCCGAGCAATCTCGTCGTTAGAATCGGAGCTGGATATCCCTCTGCTGCTGCGCGATCGCCGCGGTGTGCAATTGACTGAAGCCGGTAAGCGAATCGTCGTGCAGTTCCGTGAGATTCTCGGTACCTTCGCCAAGGTCGATCAAGTCATCGCTGATGAGAAAGGACTTCAAGTTGGCACAATCCGCGTCGGAGCCTTTCCCGTAGCCGCCGCTCACTTCCTGCCACGTATTATTAGTGTTATTGCCAAGCAGCATCCGGGCATCGAATTCGAGCTGCATGAAGGAAGCATCGACGAACTGAGAAACTGGCTGGAGACAAGAGTGATCGACATTGCATTGCTCATTCCGCCGGACGGTGATTGGGAGACGATTCCACTTTATCGGGAGAAAATGTTCGCCGTACTGCGAGAGGATCACCCGCTGAGCAGTCTACCCATTGTCCCCGTCAAACAGCTCTCGACGGAGCCATTCATTACGTGTAAAGCCGGCTATGAGCCGCCGATTACAGACCTCTTCGAACGAGCGAGAGCTCACCTGCAATCGAAGTACATCGTTCAGAGCGTCAGCATGGCTCTAAACATGGCAGAGGAAGGTCTCGGCTTCCCCATTCTGTCCGAGCTTGCGCTGAAGTCCCTCCCTACAGGGCTCGTGAAGCGTGAGCTTGAACCGAATGCGTATCGCGATATCCGACTTGCAGTTCCATCTATCGATGAGGCATCCCACGCGGTCAAATTGTTCATTCGGACTACGCTTGACTTGTTTCCGCCGCCGTATGACCTGACTTAA
- a CDS encoding DMT family transporter: MSETSLSRKQTLFYLAFLILMWGINWPLSKYALEFTPPLLFAGLRTLIGGVLLIIIALPRWKQLRFRETWLYYVLSAFLSIVFYYGFQTVGLQYMPAGLFSAIVFLQPVLLGLFAWMWLGERMYARKMVGLLLGFGGVAAMSIGGLEGGISIIGILLALGSALSWALGTVYIKRQAAKVDSLWMTAMQIVIGGIVMTAYGSTVESWSEVRWTAAFLYDTLFISVFVIALGWLVYFKLIGSGEASKVASYTFLIPVVSIICSILFLNEHLTMNLIVGMVLIVASILLVNIRPRQV, encoded by the coding sequence ATGTCAGAGACATCGTTATCGCGTAAGCAAACGTTATTCTACTTGGCCTTCCTCATTCTTATGTGGGGAATTAACTGGCCTTTATCCAAGTATGCTCTCGAGTTTACGCCACCGCTTCTGTTTGCCGGACTTCGCACCCTCATCGGAGGAGTGCTGCTTATTATCATCGCGCTACCGCGCTGGAAGCAGCTTCGGTTTCGGGAAACGTGGCTGTATTATGTGCTGTCCGCATTCTTAAGCATCGTATTCTACTACGGCTTCCAAACAGTTGGCCTCCAATACATGCCGGCAGGCCTGTTCTCTGCGATCGTGTTCCTCCAGCCTGTGCTGCTCGGATTGTTCGCTTGGATGTGGCTTGGAGAGAGGATGTACGCGCGGAAAATGGTCGGCCTACTGCTCGGCTTCGGCGGAGTCGCCGCGATGAGCATCGGTGGATTGGAGGGAGGCATCTCCATCATCGGCATTCTGCTCGCCTTGGGATCCGCACTAAGCTGGGCGCTTGGCACAGTCTATATCAAACGGCAGGCGGCCAAGGTCGATTCACTGTGGATGACCGCTATGCAGATCGTGATTGGAGGCATCGTCATGACGGCTTACGGCTCTACTGTCGAGAGCTGGTCAGAGGTGCGCTGGACGGCAGCCTTCTTGTACGATACGCTGTTCATCTCCGTATTCGTCATTGCGCTCGGTTGGCTCGTATACTTCAAGCTAATTGGTTCAGGCGAGGCATCGAAGGTCGCCTCGTACACGTTCCTCATCCCGGTCGTCTCAATCATCTGCAGCATTTTGTTCCTGAATGAACATTTGACGATGAACCTCATCGTGGGCATGGTGCTTATCGTTGCCAGCATATTGCTTGTAAATATAAGGCCAAGACAGGTCTAA